The Chitinivibrionales bacterium nucleotide sequence GCCAGAATGCCTCTCCGGGCCGCCGCGCCCTTCCCCTGGTTCGTCTTGGTCCGAAGCAATCGTACACGATGGTCGTTCAAAAAAGCCTTGATCGCAGCAGCTGTCCCGTCGGTGCTGCCATCGTCACAGACGATGACCTCGAACTGGTAGGGTCTTTCACCGCAATAGCGCAATACCTTGCTTATGGTCGCGGGGAGCCGTGCGGCCTCGTTAAACGCAGGGATGACGATTGAAATGCTTCTGACGTTTTGCACGTAATGCTTTCTCGGCACGGTTAACAAATGGAAAAATATCGTTTTCCAAGCACGTTCGACCCTTGTTAACCCTTGTGTTACGGCATAATTATTGGATAGCCGTCAACCCAACGTACTGCATGATTTCTAAGAGAATCCGAAGGCAAGAAATCAGGTACGGTGGATTTGTTAAGAAAAACATAGAGTGTATTCTTATCGAAGGATCCCCGTGCATAAAGATTCTTCTGATCGTTCCGATAATTGCTCTTCGCAAAATAATCGGCACGCGCCATGCTCGCAACATTTATGGTCAGACCGTGGTCTCCTGCATATAATGCGAAAGGCACGTAATTATCGCTTTCAACAAGCGCTGGAATGCAGGCAATATGATCATATCTCTTCGCACACTGCGCCCATACGTTTGAGTGCAATGAATTTTTCCATAATGTCCTGTCGATGGAGACGCTTCTGTAAAACGGAAAAAAGTCCATTATTTGAATGACAACGGCAAACGAAATGATGATTGCTGCTTTCCTGCTGTTCTGTATTCTCACAATGAGCACAAGGCACGAAAGCGTGAGGATGTAAGTGATTGGCCAGAACATTCTTCCGCTGGCCCTGATTATTCCAAGTTTTTCATACACCAATTGGGGGAGCCTGAGGTGCAGCAATTCATGGTTTGCAAAGGTGATTGCGTTTGAAATCGACAACAAAAAAAGAATAAGGCAGGTCAACGCCAGGGGGACAGCATTGCTTTTCTTCACTATATATTTGTGCCGAAGACCTGCGATTCCGCTTGTCACCCCAAGTAAGATCAATCCGAGTCCCAAATAATTAAATCCTTCATACTGGCCCAAAGTTGCAGAGGGCAGGGCGTTAAAGAAAAGGAACGAGGTGAAAGGCATTGGATTGAGAGGAGCGAGGAGGTTCATCGAATAGTAGCCGAATCCAGATGCGGACGCTTCCTTGATTCCGATGATAAAATATCCTTCAATCCACATAGCGCCACAAAGCATGAATGCCGAAATGACGGAAAAAGAAAAAATTGAGGCGCGATGCCGCCCGTCGGACTCGAGCGAATTGCGGAGAAAATACCCACTATAGAGAAGGACGATCATGAAAAGAAAATAAAAAT carries:
- a CDS encoding DUF6311 domain-containing protein — protein: MSKSSACIFSPVSAALLGAAFFIAVYGCKILNPLFIEWTLRQDAATHFLGWHFFRTEPWHFPLGIVQSLNYPQGTSVVFTDSIPLIAFLLKPFSPFLPAHFQYHGIWLLLSYMLQGIFGWYLVSRFIKNRYIAFVGTLFFIMSPVLVQRAELHESLTAHWILLAALYLYFDPDTLHTRIKWGVLFFAASMIHFYFLFMIVLLYSGYFLRNSLESDGRHRASIFSFSVISAFMLCGAMWIEGYFIIGIKEASASGFGYYSMNLLAPLNPMPFTSFLFFNALPSATLGQYEGFNYLGLGLILLGVTSGIAGLRHKYIVKKSNAVPLALTCLILFLLSISNAITFANHELLHLRLPQLVYEKLGIIRASGRMFWPITYILTLSCLVLIVRIQNSRKAAIIISFAVVIQIMDFFPFYRSVSIDRTLWKNSLHSNVWAQCAKRYDHIACIPALVESDNYVPFALYAGDHGLTINVASMARADYFAKSNYRNDQKNLYARGSFDKNTLYVFLNKSTVPDFLPSDSLRNHAVRWVDGYPIIMP